The sequence ATTTAACGATCAAATCCCACAAATTAATCGCTTTTTGACCATCATGCCCTAAATTTTTAGCCCCTTCTACAAATTTAGCCTTATTGCCCGCCATGATTTGAGCGTCTTTTTTCCCCATAGCACGGCGGATCAAATCCGCTTCGCCCAAACTAAACCCGCCGATAGTTTGCACGATTTGCATCACTTGCTCTTGATAGACGATCGTGCCATAAGTGGGCTTTAAAATCGGCTCTAATTCCTTAAACGCATATGTGATAGGCTCAATGCCATGCTTTCTATTGACAAAGTCATCTACCATGCCTGATTCCATGGGTCCTGGTCTCCCTAGCGCGATAATAGCGATAATGTCTTCAAAGCTTGAAGGTCTTAAGCGCTTGTTAAGCCCTTGAAACATTCCGGATTCAATTTGGAATATCCCCACCGTATCGCCGCTTTGGATCGTTTTATACACTTTAGGGTCGTCCATATCCAGCGATAAAAAATCCACATCAATTTGGTGTTGCGTTTTAATGATTTTAAGTGCATCATCAATCACGGTCAAGGTTTTAAGCCCCAAAAAGTCAAACTTGATCAAATCCACCGGCTCTAAATATTTCATGGAATATTGCGTAACGATACCGCCGGTTTTTTCAGAAGCAAATAAAGGGGTTTTGTGCCACAATTCTTTTTGGCTATCCACCACCAAAGCTGCGGCATGCACGCCTGCGTTGCGATTTAAGTTCTCTAAATTGAGCGAATACTCCCACACTTGTCTAGCCGTATCATTGCTTTCTACTAATTCTTTGATTTTAGGCTCTAATTCCCACGCCCCCTCTATGAACTCGCCATTTTTTTCATAGCCCTTAAGCGTGATACCCAAGCGATTAGGTATGAGTTTGGCAAAATCATCAGCCTCTTTATAAGGCATGTCCAAAACCCTTGCAACATCTCTAATCACGCCTTTAGCCAACATTTTATTAAAGGTGATGACTTGAGCCACATTATATTTGCCGTATTTTTCAATCATGTATTCTATGATTTCTTTACGCCGGCGTTGGCAAAAATCCGTATCAATATCAGGCATGCTGATCCTTTCAGGATTTAAAAATCTTTCAAAAAGCAAATCGTATTTCAAGGGGTCAATATCGGTGATTTTTAGTGCAAAAGCCACCAAGCTCCCTGCCGCGCTCCCCCTACCAGGCCCTACAGGAATACCCCTTTCTTTAGCGTAACGGATAAAATCCCACACAATTAGCATATAACCTGGGAATTTCATGTTCGTAATGACTTCAATTTCTTTTTCCAATCGCTCTCTATATTGCTCATGCTTTTCTTTAGGCACTAAAATCAAACGCTCTTTCAAGCCCTCTCTAGCCTTGTGGGCGAAATAAGAAGCGTCATCTTCAAAATCTAGCCCTTCGTTTTGGGCGTAAGTTTTGGTGAATTTAAAGCTTGGGGGGGTTGGGGGGTTCTTTTTATCGTCTTTTAAATCAATCTCTAAAACGCATTTATCAGCGATTTCTTGGGTGTTTTCTAAAGCTTCTGGAATATCTGCAAACAACTTCGCCATTTCTTCAGGGGATTTAATGTAAAACTCATGCACGGAGTGTTTCAAACGCCCTTGATCGTTTAGGGTTTTACCCATCGCTACGCACATCGCTACTTCTTGAGCTTTAGCGTCGTTAGGCATGGTGTAGTGGGTGTCGTTTGTGGCAATGATTTTTAACCCTGTTTCTAAAGACATTTTAATGACTTGCTCATCAATGAATCGCTGATCTAAAATGCCATGGCGCATGATCTCTAAATAAAAATCGTCTTCAAAAATCTCTTGGTATTCGCAAGCGATTTTTTTAGCTTCATCATAGCCCTTAGCCCCATACCTGCGATTTCTCTCACTATTGGTATTCAAATGGTAATTGACTTCCCCTTGCAAGCACGCACTAGAAGCGATAATCCCTTTAGAATGCTCCCTTAAAAGCTTTTTATTGATGCGCGGAAAATAATAAAACCCCTCTAAATACGCCATAGAGCTTAAATACATCAAATTTTCATAGCCCTCTTGGTTTTTAGCGAATAAACACAAATGGAAGCGTTGTTTGGTTTCTTTGCTGGAGAGGTTGTCGTCATTATGGATATACGCTTCCATGCCTATGATAGGCTTGATGCCTTCTTTTTTCATGCTCGTATAAAAATCAATCGCTCCAAACATGTTCCCATGATCGGTCATGCTCACGCTTTTCATGCCCAATTCTTTAATGCGTTTGGCTAAGATTTTAATCTTATTGGCCCCATCTAAAAGCGAATATTCTGTGTGCAAGTGCAAATGCGTAAAAGCTTTAGTCTCTTTCATTGTCTAACCCCTATATATAACCCCTGTTTGGATTTAGTGCCATTATACTGATAGCTCTTTAAAAAACCCTTTATTCTTATTAAGTCAATTTAATGATAATTATTGTATAATGATGCTTATAATGAGAAAATATTTCTTATTATGATGCTATATTAAGGAGTTCATCATGAAAAAATCCATTTTATTGAGCGTTTGCTTGGCTTTTTCTTGCATTCACGCTTTAAGCGATATGGATCTCATCAAAAAAGCGAAAGAAAGCCATCTAGAACCCATGCCTATGGGCAAGGAGCTCAAAGAATACCAGATCAAAAAAACTAAAGATGTGGGTATTGGTGCTAAAAAAAGCGAGATTATGACCCCCGCTCAAGTGGAATTAGGCAAAATGCTCTATTTTGACCCTAGGATTTCTACTTCCTATCTTGTGTCTTGTAACACATGCCATAATCTAGGCTTAGGCGGAGTGGATCTAGTCCCAAGTGCAGTAGGCTCTCAATGGAGGAAAAACCCCCACCTTTTAAGCTCCCCAACGGTGTATAACTCTGTCTTTAATGATGTGCAGTTTTGGGATGGTAGGGTTACGCATTTAAACGAGCAGGCGCAAGGGCCTATCCAGTCTTCTTTTGAAATGGGGGCTGACCCAAAAGTCGTGGTAGAAAAAATCAATTCCATGCCAGGCTATGTCAAACTCTTTAGAAAAGCTTATGGCTCTAAAGTCAAAATTGACTTTAAATTGATCGCAGATAGTATCGCTATGTTTGAAGCCACGCTCATTACCCCAAGCCGCTATGATGATTTTTTAAGGGGCAATCCTAAAGCACTCAGTAAAGCCGAACAAGAAGGGCTGGATTTATTCATTTCTAAAGGCTGTGTGGCTTGCCATAATGGGATCAATCTTGGCGGATCGATGCAACCTCTTGGGGTGGTCAAACCTTATAAATTCGCTAATGTGGGCGATTTCAAAGGCGATAAAAACGGGCTTGTGAAAGTGCCTACTTTAAGGAATATCACCGAAACGATGCCTTATTTTCATAACGGACAATTTTGGGATGTCAAAGATGCGATCAAAGAAATGGGCTCTATCCAGTTAGGCATTCAAATCAGCGATACAGAAGCGCAAAAGATTGAAACTTTCTTTGAAGCCTTAAAGGGTAAAAAACCTAAAATAATCTACCCAGAACTCCCTGTGATGACAGACAAAACCCCTAAACCCTCTTTTTAACTTTTAAAAAGTCCCTTTTAAGGGGGCTTGATTATAAAAAGCTAGGGTCATTACAAGACTTGATATAAGTTTTTTGTTAATGAAAATTCTCTAAACGATCTATCTTAACGCTATAATTTGAGAATAAATAAAACTAAGTTTTTTAAAGAATGAAAGGATATTGAAGTTAAAAACAACCTAATGCTTTAATTTGAAATCAAGGCGTTAAATTTAGCAGATCTTAATGAAATCACAAGTCAAACGCTTTTAAAAGCGTTTTAGCGTGTTTTAAAAAGATGAACGCTTAAGCATGTTCAGATTTTTGCTTTTCTCTGTATTCTATGATCATGCTGTGGATTTCATCTTTTAATTTTAATTTTTGTTTTTTCATGTGGCTGATTTCTGCGTCGCTAACATTTTGTTGCTCAGCGGTTTTAATATCATCATCAAGTTGGTTGTGTTTCTCAAAAATCCTATAAAAATGCGGATTATTCGCTTTTAACACGCTGATTTCGTCTCTAAATTCATGGAACATGGTTTTCTCCTTTATTTTGGATGTTTAAAGTATAATAAACTATCTTTTTAAAAAACAACTTAAAAGCGCTATAAAATAGTCTTAAAAGGTGCGATAAAACAACAAAAAGGAATACCCATGGATATTCGCAACGAATTTTTACAATTTTTTAAAAATAAGGGGCATGAGATTTATCCTAGCATGCCCTTAGTACCTAATGATTCTACCTTGCTTTTTACTAATGCTGGTATGGTGCAATTTAAAGACATTTTTACCGGCATGGTGCCACACCCTAGCATTCCTAGAGCAACAAGCTCGCAACTATGCATGCGTGCAGGGGGTAAGCATAACGATTTAGAAAATGTCGGTTATACCGCAAGACACCACACGCTTTTTGAAATGCTAGGGAATTTCTCTTTTGGGGATTATTTCAAAGAAGAAGCGATTTTGTTTGCGTGGGAATTTGTAACCAAAAATTTAGGGTTTAAGCCTAAAGATTTGTATATTAGCGTGCATGAGAAAGATGATGAAGCCTTTAAATTATGGGAAAAGTTTGTGCCTACTGATAAAATCAAAAAAATGGGCGATAAAGATAATTTCTGGCAAATGGGTGATAGCGGGCCTTGCGGGCCTTGCAGTGAAATTTATATTGATCAAGGCGAAAAACACTTTAAGGGGAGTGAGGATTATTTTGGGGGCGAGGGCGATAGGTTTTTAGAAATTTGGAATTTGGTGTTCATGCAATACGAACGCTCTAATGATGGCATTTTATCCCCCTTGCCAAAGCCTAGCATTGATACAGGCATGGGGCTAGAAAGGGTGCAAGCGCTCTTAGAACATAAGCTCAATAATTTTGATTCTTCATTATTTGCGCCTTTAATGAAAGAGATCAGCGAACTTACAAGCCTAGATTATGCGAGCGAGTTCCAGCCAAGCTTTAGGGTAGTGGCCGATCATGCAAGGGCGGTGGCGTTTTTGCTCGCTCAAGGGGTGCATTTCAATAAAGAGGGTCGTGGCTATGTTTTAAGGCGTATTTTAAGGCGCTCTTTAAGGCATGGGTATTTAATGGGCTTGAAAGAAGCGTTTCTATACAGAGTCGTGGGCGTGGTGTGCGAGCAATTTGCCGACACGCATGCGTATTTGAAAGAGTCTAAAGAAATGGTGATGAAAGAGTGCTTTGAAGAAGAAAAACGCTTTTTAGAGACTTTAGAATCTGGCATGGAATTATTTAATTTGTCTTTAAAACATTTGAATGACAATAAAATCTTTGATGGGAAAATCGCTTTCAAGCTTTATGATACTTTTGGTTTCCCTTTGGATTTAACGAACGATATGTTAAGAAATCATGGGGCGTGTGTGGATATGCAAGGCTTTGAAAGTTGCATGCAAGAGCAGGTGAAACGCTCTAAAGCCTCATGGAAAGGCAAACGAAACAACGCCGATTTTAGCACCATTTTAAACGCTTATGCACCTAATGTATTTGTGGGGTATGAAACGACAGAATGTTTTAGCCAAGCGTTAGGGTTTTTTGATAGCGATTTTAAAGAAATGACAGAAACAAATCCTAACCAAGAAGTTTGGGTGTTGTTAGAAAAAACGCCTTTTTATGCAGAAGGTGGGGGGGCTATAGGCGATAGGGGTGCACTTTTAAAAGATGATGAAGAAGCGGCTTTAGTGCTAGATACAAAAAACTTTTTTGGGCTTAATTTTTCGCTCCTTAAAATCAAAAAAGCGCTAAAAAAAGGCGATCAAGTGATTGCACAAGTGAGCAATGAACGCTTAGAAATTGCTAAACACCATAGTGCGACGCATTTATTACAGAGTGCGTTAAGAGAAGTTTTAGGCTCGCATGTGAGTCAAGCGGGGAGTTTAGTAGAATCCAAACGATTGCGTTTTGACTTTTCGCATTCTAAAGCGCTCAATGATGAAGAGTTGGAAAAAGTAGAAGATTTAGTCAATGCTCAAATTTTCAAGCACTTAAGCAGCCAAGTGGAGCATATGCCTTTAAATCAAGCCAAGGATAAGGGGGCGTTAGCGTTGTTTAGTGAAAAATACGCTGAAAATGTGCGGGTGGTGAGCTTTAAAGAAGCGTCCATTGAATTGTGTGGGGGCATTCATGTGGAAAATACTGGGCTTATTGGGGGGTTTAGGATCCTTAAAGAAAGCGGGGTAAGCAGTGGGGTCAGGCGCATTGAAGCGGTATGTGGGAAAGCCTTTTACCAATTGGCTAAAGAAGAAAATAAAGAGCTTAAAAACGCTAGGATTTTATTGAAAAATAACGATTTGATAGCCGGCATTAATAAGCTCAAAGAGAGCGTGAAGAATAGCCAAAAAGCATCCGTCCCTATGGATTTGCCGATTGAAACGATTAATGGCACAAGCGTAGTGGTGGGCGTAGTGGAACAAGGCGATATTAAAGAAATGATTGACCGGTTAAAAAACAAGCATGAAAAATTGCTCGCTATGGTGTTTAAGCAAGAAAATGAGCGCATCAGTCTCGCATGTGGGGTAAAAAATGCCCCTATAAAAGCGCATGTGTGGGCTAATGAAGTGGCGCAAATTTTGGGGGGTAAAGGGGGCGGAAGAGACGATTTTGCGAGTGCTGGAGGTAAGGATATTGAAAAATTACAAGCAGCACTTAATGCGGCGAAAAATACCGCTTTAAAAGCTTTAGAAAAATAGCATGGAGTTGATTTTAGGCTCTCAATCTAGCTCTAGAGCGAATCTTTTAAAAGAGCATGGCATTCAATTCAAACAAAAAGCGCTGGATTTTGATGAAGAAAGCTTGAAAGTTACAGACCCAAGAGAGTTTGTCTATTTAGCATGCAAGGGGAAGTTAGAAAAAGCCAAAAAGCTAATTGCCAATCATTGCACTATCGTGGTTGCTGATAGTGTGGTGAGTGTGGGTTGCCAAATGCAACGAAAAGCCAAAAACAAGCAAGAAGCCCTTGAATTTTTAAAACTTCAAAGCGATAATGAAATAGAGATTTTAACCTGCTCTGCCTTGATTTCTCCTAAATTAGAATGGCTGGATTTATCTGGCTTTAAAGCGCGTTTAGGGGCGTTTGATTTGAACGAAGTAGAAAGATATTTAGAAAGCGGTTTGTGGCAAGAAAGCACGGGCTGTGTGCGTTTAGAAGACTTTCATAAGCCCTATATTATAAGCTCAAGCAAGAATTTAAGCGTGGGGTTAGGGTTGAATGTAAAGGGCTTGTTAGGGGTGCTACAATTAGGGGCTAAACTTTAATCACTATCAATACTATCATCTTATTCTATAAAACATTCAATCGTATTTTTCTAGCCACCACCCCCTTGACAAGCAAAAAAACGATACACTCCAACATTTGATGTTTAAGGAGTTTTTGCATGGTGTATTTTATTTTTCTGCTATTGTGGTGCTTTTGGGATTAGTCGTTATTGTCATGCTTTGGGATCGCATAACGAAATGTATCAATAAAGTTAGGAAGGGTGGTTGGCTCGCTCAAGCTCTTACTGGATTTGGTCTTTGGGGTTGGTTTACAAAGGGTTCAGCATCGTTTTTCACTTCTTCATTAGCAAAGTTTGGACTTGGAAGCATGTTTGCAGGTCTTGGAGCAGTATTGGCTATTCCAATGCTAGCCGGTTGGATTTTTAGCCGCCGTAGTCTTACAGCCAGTGAAAGATTGGTGGTGTTTATTTTAGGGGCTGTTTCTTTAGCATGTTTAGCCGGAATGGTTTGTGGGTTATAGAATTATTGGGGATTTTAGCGTTTTGTCAGCCGCAATGGGGTGGTCTTTATCAAAAATAACATGGTTTTTTGTGCAGGCTACATTGTTTTATGGCTGCTCACGCTTTTTATGGGTTATTTCACATGCTCTGTCATAGAAGACTATTCATAAATATTGAAAAGTGCCACCAAAAAATTTAAATTTTCTGCTAGAGTTTTTTCTCTCTCAATTGCCCACAAGCCGCTTCAATATCTAAAGCTTTAGACTCTCTAATGGTGCATAATAAGCCTTTAGAGTTTAAAAAATCCGCAAACATTCTAGCGCTCTCTAAACTAGGGCGTTCAAACTTAGAGCCTTCATGCGGATTGAATAAGATCAAATTCACTTTGGATTTAATGCCGTTTAAAAGTTTTAAAAGTTTTTTAGCGCAATTTAGGCTATCGTTTAAGTTTTTAATCAAAAGGTATTCAAACATCACCCTTTTTCGTTGTTCTAAAGGCCATTTTTTCACTTCATTCAAAACGCATTCAATATTATATTTTTTATTCAAGGGTATTAAAGACGAGCGCGTTTTATCATCTACGGCGTGTAAGGATATGGCTAATTGCACGCCCAAGTTTTTTTCCGCTAAAATAGGGATCTTATCCGCTACGCCGCTAGTGGAAATGGTGATCCTTTTAGGGGAAATTTGCATGCCGGTATTAAAAATCTCAATCGCTTTACACACCTCATCTAAATTATTCAAAGGCTCGCCCATTCCCATAAAAACAATATTGAGCGCTTTTTCAATGGGGAGGTTGTTGTCCTCTTTAATGAGTAAAGCTTGTTGGATAATTTCACTCGCTTTTAAATTCCTTACAAAACCGCCTTTTTGAGTGAAACAAAACGAGCAACCCACTTGACAGCCTATTTGACAAGACACGCACACGGTGTATTTTTCTCCCTCTAAAATGGCGTTAGTCTCTTCATCAATCTTTTTATCTTTCATTTTCAAAAACACCGCTTCAAAAGTATGATTATCTTTTAAAGATTTAAAAAGGTATTTTTTAGAGCCATCAACGCTATGGCTCACATGCGTGATTTCTATCGTGCGCAAAACAAATTCTTGCTCCAAAGAAGCGATAAAATCTTTTGAAAAATTATTTTGCATATCTTTAAAGCTCGTTTTATACTTTGCATAAAGCCACAAATAAAGTTGTTTAGCCCTAAAGCTTGGCTTTAAAAGTTGGCTCAATTCCTTTAAAGTGAAATCATAAACGCTAGGTTTCATGCTTTAAGCCCTAATTCTAAAAGTTGGTGCAAGTGCAAGACCCCTAAAACTTTATTGTGAGAATCCACGCACACTAAAAGCTGGATCTTATGACGCTCTAAAAATTCTAACGCTTCTAAAAGAAGGGCGTCTAAATTCTTAAAGCTTTTAGGTTTTAAAGTGGCAAAATCCCTCACTTCGCTCTCCAAACTAACCCCTTTTAGTAACGCCCTGCGAACATCGCCATCGCTCAACACCCCCACAAGCTCGTTATTAGCATTCACTAAAATCGCGCTGCCTAGGCGTTTTTCACTCATTTCTATGAGCGCGTCTTTAAAGCTTGTGTTAGGAGGGATTAAGGGGAGGTTGGTGGTTTGCAATAAATCTTTAACCTTGACAAAAAGTTTTTTACCCAAAAGCCCACCCGGATGAAAGGAGGCAAAATCTTCTTGGCTAAAGTTTTTCGCCCGCATCAAACATGCCATTAAAACATCGCCTAAGGCTAAAGTTAGGGTGGTGGAAGTCGTTGGGGCGGTGTTAATAGGACAAGATTCTTTTTTAATCTTTAAGCTTAAATAATAATCGCCAAGTTTAGAGAGCGAGCTATTAGGGCTTTTGGTAAAAGTGATGATTTTATGGCTCAAGCGTTTTAAATGGCTCACTAAATTCAATAATTCTAAAGACTCGCCCCCATAGCTAATCATTAAAATCACATCGTTTTTTTCCACCATGCCTAAATCCCCATGCATGGCTTCTGTGGGGTGTAAAAACGCACTCCTGTTACCGGTGCTTAGCATGGAAGCACTGATTTTTTGTGCCACTAAAGCACTCTTACCCACGCCCACGATCACAAGCTTACCCCCTTTTTCTTGGCTCTCTAAAATAAGCTTGACAATCGCTTCTAAATCGTTAGGTTTTTGGAATTGCTGAACGCTTTCTAAAAGCGCACTTGCTTCATCTTGCAAGACTTGCACAGCGGTAGCGTTACAATCAAAAAGATTGGACATGACAAATGATAGCTGGGTATTTTCTAAACTTTTTAAAGAGCGCTTTTCTCATAAAATTACGAGTGTGATCTTCTAATTTTTTAGGGTTATTCAAAATCTCATCGTTAGCAGATTTTATTAACATTTCTAAGCCCCCTTGAATTTCTTTAATCAAATGCTTTTCATCTTTAAAGCCCACAAGCCCTAAACTAGAAAATTGAGAGCTTTCTAAAAGCGCTTGTTTGTTTTTATTCACAAAAATTGTAGCCACAAACACCCCCACGCTAGCGACTTCTTCTCTTTGTTGCACGATGCTTGTGTCAATACTCAAATTGCTTTGGTTATCCACATAGCTTTTACCGCTTTTAATCGTGCCGACTTTTTTGATAAAAGTGGGGCTGACTTCCACTTGATCGCCATCTTCCATTAAATAGATATTTTTTTCAGGCACCCCACAAGAAATAGCGGTTTGTTTGTGGCGCGCAACATGGTTATATTCCCCATGCACAGGTAAGAAAAACTTAGGCTTAATGAGTCTTAACATGAGCTTTTGCTCTTCTTGGGAGGCATGTCCGCTCACATGAATATTGTCAAATTCTTGATAAGCCACTTTAGCTTCTTTTTTCATTAAAAAATTCAATACCGCTGAAACGCTCGCTTCATTACCAGGAATGGCTTTAGCGGAGATAATGACTAAATCGTTTGGCTTGATAGAAACATGGCGGTGCTCGTCTGTTGCCATGCGATAAAGAGCGCTCATGGTTTCGCCTTGTGAACCGGTCGTTACGATTAAGACTTCATTGTCTGGGTATTTGGCGACTTCATTGGTCTCAATAAAAGATTGATAAGGCAAATGGATATAGCCTAATTCTCTGGCAATATCTAGGTTTTTTTCCATAGAGCGCCCAATCACAGCGATTTTGCGGTTGTATTTAATGCCGTATTGTATGGCTTGATACACCCGGTGGATATTGCTAGAGAAAGTGCTCATAATCACCCTCCCTTGCGCTTCTTTAAAAAGGGTATCAAAAGCCGGTGCTATGGTGCTTTCACTTGGCGTAGTCCCAGATTTGTGGGAATTAGTGGAATCGCTTAATAAAAGCATCACCCCCTTTTCGCCATAGTGTGCCAAACGATACAAATCAGTGGGCAAATTATCCACTGGGGTGTGATCGATCTTAAAATCGCCGGTATGAATGATTGTGCCCGCTTTTGTTTGGATCGCTAAAGCGCTGCTGTCAATGATAGAATGCGTGATGTGGATCCATTCAATGATAAATTCGCCAACGCTAATGGGGCAACGCTTTTCTACGATTTTAAAATACGAGCGGTATTTTTTCAAACCATGTTCATCAAACTTGCTCCCAATCAGCCCTAAACTTAAAGGCGTGCCATAAAGAGGGAATTGCAACTCTTTGAATAAATAGGGCGTCGCTCCTATGTGATCTTCATGGGCATGGGTGATGATAATACCGGCGATCTTGTCCTTAATTTGGTGCAAATAAGAAAAATCAGGGATTAAAATATCCACGCCAAATAGCCCTTCTTTAGGAAAGCTCATGCCCGCATCAATCACAATCGCGCTTTTTGGGGTTTCAATGACCATCATATTCCCCCCAATTTCGCCCAAGCCCCCTAAAGGCGTGATTTTAACGCTCGCTTTAGAGTTTAAATTCATCTTATAATGTGGGTTTAAATGCTCCACTTGGATCTTATTATTCGCTTCAACGCCCTTTTTTAACTCCTTATGAAAGCCCAAAGTCCCTCTCTCATTCACATGCAAAATCTCAGTGACGCCCTCTACTTTGTTGTTATCCAATTCTTCTTTGGCGTAATTTCGTGTTTTGGCGTGTTTAGGTTTGTGGTGGTTATTGGGTTTTTTGTTAGGGTGACACTCTTTTTTATGGTGCGAAGATTCTTCATTTTTTTGTGCATTTTCCTTATGGAAACGCTTTTTGCGGTTGGTGAATCGCTCAAACGCCCCATCTCGCACCTCGTCAGCTTTTGAGTTTTCACTATGTTCATTATGTTCATTGTGTCTGTTGTTTTCAAAATGGTCATTATCACTCATGACTTTCTTTCCTTCATTTCAATTTTTTAAAAGGTATTAGCCTTTTAAAAGGTATTTTAAGAGCTTGAGATAATCTTGTATCTCAGACGCTCTCACGCTTGTTGGTTGGTTTTCTAACGCTAAAAAATCTAACACCTTATCAAGCTTTTCTTTATAAGAAACGCTTTTTTTAAGATTGTTTGAAAGCGTCTTCCTAGGAGATGAGAAACAAGCTTTCAAAAAATCTTCTAATGTTTCAAACCCTTTTTGTAGGGCTTCTTCAAAAGATAGCGTTGGAATTAATGACGCTAACGCCTTTTCTTTCAACGGCTCTTTGATCACTTCAAACATGCTAGAAAACACCTTTGGAGATGGGCTAAACGCGCTAGGTGGCACATCAAATAAAAGGGTAACATTCCCTATGGCGTGAGCCAAAACGCTTAAAGCATTCTGTGAATCTTTAGTGCAAAATTTTAACGCCACTTCCTTTTGTGTCATCACCAATAAACCCCTGCATTTAGGGTCTTTAAACGCATTTAAAACAAGCCTAGTAGCGATATAATAAGGCAAATTAGAGATCAAAAAATAAGGCTCTTCTTCTTTTAAAAAAAGAGCGTCTTTTTCTGCTAATTCCAACTCAAAAGGTTTTTTTTGCTTTTTTAGCCTTTCTCGCATTTTCTCGCACAAACTGCTATCTATCTCATAAGTCTTTAAAGGATAGCGATCTAACAATTTAAGAGTCAAATCCCCTAGCCCCACGCCAATTTCAATCAATCTTAACGAATTTAAGGGGGGCAAAGCACTAACAATACGATCTAAAAACGACTCGTCCGTTAAAAAATGCTGCCCTAAAGACTTTTTAGCTACTACCATAGCACGCTTTTAATTCCTAATATTATACCCTAAAATTTAAAACTCTTCCATTATAGCTTTTTTGATTTAAAGTTTTGATAACCCTAAAAGCTAGATCGCTTGAATTGGAGCTCGTATTAAAAATTAGTATCAAAATCTTTTTTGTTAGCAATCCATTAAATTTCACGCTGTATAATCAAATCCTAGCCAATGAGCTAGATTAAATTTCAATTAAAGGAGTTATCATGGCAAACCATGAACACAACCAACAAAATCAACAGCAAGCTCAAGCATGCCAACAAAATCAACAACAAGCTAATGGTCAGCACCACCATCACGAGCACCACCACCATTATTATGGTGGCACACACCACCACCATCATCATGCTGAACAGCATGCAGAACAACAAGCCAATCAGCAAGCTCGCCAACAACAAAACCAACAATCTTGATCGGAGCGTTTGTGGGGCAACTTTAGGGTTGCTCCTAGGTTTTATCTTTTAATCTTTTTTAATCTAAAGTGGGTTGTGTTGAATGTTGTTAAACCCCACTAGTAAGTTTGTGTAGTTTGTTTTTAACTCTCTTTTCAAATAAGTATCAGTACTTTCAAAAATTAGCGTCAAAATTTCTTCCATTAACAATTGATTGGAATTTGCATTATAAAATAGGATCCTAGCCTAATAAGCTAGAGTTTAAATTTCAAACTGAAGGAGTCATCATGGCACACCATGAAGAAAAACACGG comes from Helicobacter acinonychis and encodes:
- a CDS encoding YdcH family protein; amino-acid sequence: MFHEFRDEISVLKANNPHFYRIFEKHNQLDDDIKTAEQQNVSDAEISHMKKQKLKLKDEIHSMIIEYREKQKSEHA
- a CDS encoding cytochrome-c peroxidase; the protein is MKKSILLSVCLAFSCIHALSDMDLIKKAKESHLEPMPMGKELKEYQIKKTKDVGIGAKKSEIMTPAQVELGKMLYFDPRISTSYLVSCNTCHNLGLGGVDLVPSAVGSQWRKNPHLLSSPTVYNSVFNDVQFWDGRVTHLNEQAQGPIQSSFEMGADPKVVVEKINSMPGYVKLFRKAYGSKVKIDFKLIADSIAMFEATLITPSRYDDFLRGNPKALSKAEQEGLDLFISKGCVACHNGINLGGSMQPLGVVKPYKFANVGDFKGDKNGLVKVPTLRNITETMPYFHNGQFWDVKDAIKEMGSIQLGIQISDTEAQKIETFFEALKGKKPKIIYPELPVMTDKTPKPSF
- the dnaE gene encoding DNA polymerase III subunit alpha, whose amino-acid sequence is MKETKAFTHLHLHTEYSLLDGANKIKILAKRIKELGMKSVSMTDHGNMFGAIDFYTSMKKEGIKPIIGMEAYIHNDDNLSSKETKQRFHLCLFAKNQEGYENLMYLSSMAYLEGFYYFPRINKKLLREHSKGIIASSACLQGEVNYHLNTNSERNRRYGAKGYDEAKKIACEYQEIFEDDFYLEIMRHGILDQRFIDEQVIKMSLETGLKIIATNDTHYTMPNDAKAQEVAMCVAMGKTLNDQGRLKHSVHEFYIKSPEEMAKLFADIPEALENTQEIADKCVLEIDLKDDKKNPPTPPSFKFTKTYAQNEGLDFEDDASYFAHKAREGLKERLILVPKEKHEQYRERLEKEIEVITNMKFPGYMLIVWDFIRYAKERGIPVGPGRGSAAGSLVAFALKITDIDPLKYDLLFERFLNPERISMPDIDTDFCQRRRKEIIEYMIEKYGKYNVAQVITFNKMLAKGVIRDVARVLDMPYKEADDFAKLIPNRLGITLKGYEKNGEFIEGAWELEPKIKELVESNDTARQVWEYSLNLENLNRNAGVHAAALVVDSQKELWHKTPLFASEKTGGIVTQYSMKYLEPVDLIKFDFLGLKTLTVIDDALKIIKTQHQIDVDFLSLDMDDPKVYKTIQSGDTVGIFQIESGMFQGLNKRLRPSSFEDIIAIIALGRPGPMESGMVDDFVNRKHGIEPITYAFKELEPILKPTYGTIVYQEQVMQIVQTIGGFSLGEADLIRRAMGKKDAQIMAGNKAKFVEGAKNLGHDGQKAINLWDLIVKFAGYGLNKSHSAAYAMITFQTAYLKTYYKHEFMAAMLTSESNKIESVARYIDEVRALEIEVMPPHINSSMQDFSVAEFKNEKVEKKIVFGLGAIKGVGSEPIKNIIEERTKGDYKNLEDFISRMDFSKLTKKSLEPLVKSGSLDNLGYTRKTMLANLDLICDVGRAKDKANEMMQGGNSLFGAMESETREQVILDMADLGEHDAKMLLEYEYETLGIHVSGNPLDEFKEEIKGFKNLVKSIDIEELEIGSQAYLLGKIMEVKKKIGKRSGKPYGTAEILDRYGKFELMFFEKQLNALEELDINKPLVFKCKIEEQEEVARLRLFEILDLKSAREVKIPKAHYKDSNKQKEDVREIPPIEMLASSSCSLAIVLENDVKKEFLRQIKESALKHQGKRPLYLIIKDKGKQFKFQSDLLVDEKIKDDFKELEWRDLA